Proteins from a genomic interval of Streptococcus sp. D7B5:
- a CDS encoding response regulator transcription factor — translation MHKILLVEDDQVIRQQVGKLLSEWGFEVVLVEDFMEVLSLFVQSEPHLVLMDIGLPLFNGYHWCQEIRKISKVPIMFLSSRDQAMDIVMAINMGADDFVTKPFDQQVLLAKVQGLLRRSYEFGRDESLLEYAGVILNTKSMDLHYQGEVLSLTKNEFQILRVLFEHAGNIVARDDLMRELWNSDFFIDDNTLSVNVARLRKKLEEQGLVGFIETKKGIGYGLKHA, via the coding sequence ATGCACAAGATTTTACTAGTAGAAGATGACCAAGTTATTCGGCAACAAGTTGGGAAATTACTCTCTGAGTGGGGTTTTGAGGTCGTTTTGGTAGAGGACTTTATGGAAGTCTTGAGCCTTTTTGTTCAGTCAGAACCTCATTTGGTCCTCATGGATATTGGTCTGCCTCTTTTTAATGGTTACCACTGGTGTCAGGAGATTCGCAAGATTTCCAAGGTACCCATCATGTTTCTGTCTTCGAGAGACCAGGCGATGGATATTGTCATGGCGATCAATATGGGAGCAGATGACTTTGTGACCAAGCCTTTTGACCAGCAGGTCCTCCTTGCCAAGGTTCAGGGCTTGTTGCGCCGTTCCTATGAGTTTGGGCGGGATGAAAGTCTGCTGGAGTATGCGGGTGTGATTCTTAATACCAAGTCTATGGACCTGCACTATCAGGGGGAAGTCCTGAGCTTAACCAAGAATGAATTTCAGATTTTACGAGTCTTGTTTGAACATGCGGGTAATATCGTGGCGCGTGATGACCTGATGCGGGAACTCTGGAATAGCGACTTTTTCATCGACGACAATACCCTGTCTGTCAACGTTGCTCGTTTGCGCAAAAAGTTGGAGGAGCAAGGCTTAGTAGGCTTTATTGAAACCAAGAAAGGGATAGGATACGGACTGAAACATGCTTGA
- a CDS encoding TetR/AcrR family transcriptional regulator: MILDKKQSLKTAAYEVFSKKGYKATGISEIARQAGVAVGSFYNYYESKEAIFLDIYIDENNRVRQAMIEELDWEIDMIDLIGQLFAQSRTLVSSNKILAEWYNPAIADELHSYYSSEEGKVANPFHQFLVKTFTNRMQAEGYSPEKIQDILQVYNLFYYMDMHITEKDFPDIGKTVEILATNFIKGVLK; this comes from the coding sequence ATCATATTGGACAAAAAACAATCTTTAAAGACAGCAGCCTATGAAGTTTTTTCGAAAAAAGGTTACAAGGCAACAGGAATTTCAGAAATTGCTAGGCAAGCTGGTGTTGCAGTTGGTTCTTTTTATAACTATTATGAGAGTAAAGAAGCTATTTTTCTAGACATCTATATAGATGAAAACAACCGTGTTCGCCAAGCTATGATCGAAGAACTGGATTGGGAAATTGACATGATCGACCTCATTGGTCAACTATTTGCTCAGTCCAGAACTCTCGTTTCTTCCAATAAAATCCTTGCAGAATGGTACAATCCTGCCATCGCAGATGAGTTGCACAGCTACTATTCCTCGGAAGAAGGCAAAGTCGCAAATCCTTTTCATCAGTTTCTAGTTAAAACTTTTACAAATCGTATGCAGGCTGAAGGGTACTCGCCAGAAAAGATTCAAGATATTTTACAGGTTTATAATCTTTTTTACTATATGGATATGCATATCACGGAAAAAGATTTTCCAGATATTGGCAAAACTGTTGAAATACTTGCAACCAACTTCATTAAAGGAGTTCTAAAATAA
- a CDS encoding ferredoxin reductase produces MKRGKKMFIIILSTLGALCIITWSVIAYLGRSQTLSIKSIENPSGDLYLIHITKPSQQIWKAGAYAKFTLPDTSSTASKYEAKGEQTSRWLTIASTPDEDEILILTHNSGSHFKETLTHLPTGSEIEMSWLDSSLTVKDTNQPLVCFASDVGISALRPLIKEWAGKAPIILNHFDKGVTIFDNEMKELAQKTPNFTYKTSDELSQSQEFLKRAIDEYGNQASYLITGQPDDVNEMKNFLKENGIDNKNIQASSFRGLK; encoded by the coding sequence ATGAAAAGAGGTAAAAAAATGTTTATTATCATTCTATCAACACTTGGAGCGCTATGTATTATAACTTGGAGTGTCATCGCTTATCTGGGACGAAGCCAGACATTATCGATAAAATCCATCGAAAACCCCAGCGGAGATCTATATTTAATTCATATCACAAAACCGAGTCAGCAAATCTGGAAAGCTGGGGCTTATGCTAAGTTTACACTCCCTGATACCTCGTCTACTGCTAGTAAATATGAAGCTAAGGGAGAGCAGACCAGTCGATGGCTAACCATTGCCTCCACACCTGATGAAGATGAAATCCTCATTTTAACGCATAATAGTGGTAGCCACTTTAAGGAAACCTTGACACATTTACCGACTGGCAGTGAGATTGAGATGAGTTGGCTTGATTCCTCTTTAACCGTTAAAGATACGAATCAGCCACTAGTTTGCTTTGCATCTGATGTTGGTATTTCTGCTCTACGCCCCCTTATCAAAGAATGGGCTGGTAAAGCACCAATTATTCTCAACCATTTTGACAAAGGAGTTACTATTTTCGATAATGAGATGAAGGAACTGGCTCAAAAAACACCGAATTTTACTTATAAAACTAGCGATGAACTTTCTCAAAGTCAAGAATTTTTAAAACGTGCTATTGATGAATACGGCAATCAAGCCAGCTATCTCATCACAGGTCAGCCTGATGATGTAAATGAGATGAAGAATTTTTTAAAGGAAAATGGCATTGATAACAAAAATATCCAAGCAAGCTCGTTTAGGGGGTTGAAATAA
- a CDS encoding DUF2974 domain-containing protein: MANIFDYLNDVAYDSFYDLPVNELDVLALTELTYLAFDDVVTQEPQRLIDLAPQIPRDTTMLTNKNRLQLLDQLAQHKRFKNCKLSDFINDIDPELQKQFAAMTYRISLDTYLLVFRGTDDSIIGWKEDFHMTYMKEIPAQKHALQYLQDFFAQHPNQKVVLAGHSKGGNLAVYAASQLDPNLQKNIISVYTFDAPGLHKELTETPGYQNMMERTKVFVPQGSIIGMMLEIPDKKIVVRSTALGGLAQHDTFSWQIEDKHFAQLDETNSDSQQVDTTFKEWVETVPDTELQLYFDLFFGIILDAGISSINDLSSFKVIEHIHHLFVQAQSLTPEEKETMGRLTQLLIDTRYQAWKNRE, translated from the coding sequence ATGGCCAATATTTTTGATTACTTGAATGATGTAGCATACGATTCCTTTTATGACCTTCCCGTGAACGAGTTAGATGTTCTTGCCTTGACCGAATTAACCTACCTTGCTTTTGATGATGTAGTTACCCAAGAACCACAGCGTCTCATAGATCTTGCACCTCAAATCCCTAGAGACACGACGATGTTGACCAATAAAAACCGTCTCCAGTTGTTGGATCAGCTCGCTCAACACAAACGCTTTAAAAATTGCAAGCTCTCAGACTTTATCAACGATATCGATCCTGAATTGCAAAAACAGTTTGCGGCTATGACTTATCGTATCAGTCTCGATACTTATTTGCTTGTTTTTCGTGGGACGGATGACAGTATCATCGGTTGGAAAGAAGATTTCCATATGACCTATATGAAGGAAATTCCAGCTCAAAAACATGCCCTCCAGTATTTACAGGACTTCTTTGCTCAACATCCTAACCAAAAGGTGGTCCTAGCAGGACACTCAAAAGGGGGCAATCTAGCTGTCTATGCTGCCAGTCAACTTGATCCAAACTTGCAGAAAAACATTATCTCTGTCTATACTTTTGATGCGCCTGGGCTTCACAAGGAACTAACCGAAACACCTGGCTATCAAAACATGATGGAAAGAACAAAAGTATTTGTCCCACAAGGTTCTATCATCGGGATGATGCTGGAAATTCCGGATAAAAAAATCGTCGTTCGAAGCACTGCCTTAGGCGGTCTTGCCCAGCATGACACCTTTAGTTGGCAGATTGAAGACAAACACTTTGCCCAACTAGACGAGACCAATAGTGACAGCCAGCAAGTTGATACTACCTTCAAGGAATGGGTTGAAACAGTTCCTGATACGGAACTGCAGCTCTACTTTGACCTCTTTTTTGGAATCATTCTTGATGCAGGCATCTCCTCTATCAATGATCTTTCTTCCTTCAAGGTCATTGAACACATTCACCATCTCTTTGTCCAAGCTCAATCCCTCACTCCCGAAGAAAAAGAAACCATGGGACGATTAACCCAACTCTTGATTGACACCCGCTACCAAGCTTGGAAAAATCGAGAATAG